A section of the Paramisgurnus dabryanus chromosome 4, PD_genome_1.1, whole genome shotgun sequence genome encodes:
- the LOC135746696 gene encoding uncharacterized protein: MLSSGFAGLSTTTTPLTTSSFSVTSFQPIPGPAEVTSKLVFNSSSPVPGEALVLSAINILLESRVSQLKETVKLVNVSYEKISDTSYAVFFTFALSKFSMPEDPEFRNNTYQQVQDMINEALNTLLNDPSSKKFEPSSSNFTSTSDKIHGNMDYTFQDGAEIQPVSFLNELRKLMGLSTTTTPLTTSSFSVTSFQPIPGSTEVTSKLVFNSSSPVPGEALVLSAINILLESRVSQLKETVKLVNVSYEKISDTSYAVFFTFALSNISMPEDPEFRNNTYQQVQDMINQALNTLLNDPSSKKLEPSSSNFTSTSDQIHGNMDYTFQDGAEIQPVSFLNELRKLMGLSTTTTPLTTSSFSVTSFQPISGSAEVTSKLVFNSSSPVPSEALVLSAINILLDSRVSQLKETVKLMNVSYEKISDTSYAVFFTFTLSNISMPEDPELKNNTFKQVQDMINNVLNTLLNDPSSKKFEPSSSNFTSTSDKIHGNMDYTFQDGAEIQPVSFLNELRKLMGLSTTTTPLTTSSFSVTSFQPISGSAEVTSKVVFNSSSPVPSEALVLSAINILLASRVSQLKETVKLMNVSYESKCCHFQVKHYL, translated from the exons ATGTTGTCATCTGGCTTTGCAGGACTGAGTACTACAACAACTCCATTGACAACAAGTAGCTTCTCTGTGACATCATTCCAGCCAAT ACCTGGTCCAGCAGAGGTGACAAGCAAACTGGTGTTCAACTCCTCATCTCCAGTCCCCGGTGAAGCTTTGGTGCTCAGTGCTATCAACATTCTCCTGGAATCCAGAGTTTCACAACTGAAAGAAACAGTCAAGCTGGTCAATGTCAGCTATGAAA AAATCTCAGACACCTCCTATGCAGTCTTCTTCACATTTGCCTTGAGTAAATTCAGCATGCCAGAAGACCCAGAGTTTAGAAACAACACTTACCAGCAAGTACAGGACATGATCAATGAGGCG CTGAACACTCTCCTGAATGATCCAAGCAGTAAGAAGTTTGAACCCAGCTCATCCAACTTCAC GAGCACATCAGACAAAATCCATGGCAATATGGATTATACCTTCCAAGATGGAGCTGAGATACAACCTGTCAGTTTCCTAAATGAGCTTCGTAAACTGATGG GACTGAGTACTACAACAACTCCATTGACAACAAGTAGCTTCTCTGTGACATCATTCCAGCCAAT ACCTGGTTCAACAGAGGTGACAAGCAAACTGGTGTTCAACTCCTCATCTCCAGTCCCCGGTGAAGCTTTGGTGCTCAGTGCTATCAACATTCTCCTGGAATCCAGAGTTTCACAACTGAAAGAAACAGTCAAGCTGGTCAATGTCAGCTATGAAA AAATCTCAGACACCTCCTATGCAGTCTTCTTCACATTTGCCTTGAGTAACATCAGCATGCCAGAAGACCCAGAGTTTAGAAACAACACTTACCAGCAAGTACAGGACATGATCAATCAGGCG CTGAACACTCTCCTGAATGATCCAAGCAGTAAGAAGTTAGAACCCAGCTCATCCAACTTCAC GAGCACATCAGACCAAATCCATGGCAATATGGATTATACCTTTCAAGATGGAGCTGAGATACAACCTGTCAGTTTCCTAAATGAGCTTCGTAAACTGATGG GACTGAGTACTACAACAACCCCATTGACAACAAGTAGCTTCTCTGTGACGTCATTCCAGCCAAT ATCTGGTTCAGCAGAGGTGACAAGCAAACTGGTGTTCAACTCCTCATCTCCAGTCCCCAGTGAAGCTTTGGTGCTCAGTGCTATCAACATTCTCCTGGATTCCAGAGTTTCACAACTGAAAGAAACAGTCAAGCTGATGAATGTCAGCTATGAAA AAATCTCAGACACCTCCTATGCAGTCTTCTTTACATTTACCTTGAGTAACATAAGCATGCCAGAAGACCCAGAGCTTAAAAACAACACTTTCAAGCAAGTGCAGGACATGATCAACAATGTG CTGAACACTCTTCTGAATGATCCAAGCAGTAAGAAGTTTGAACCCAGCTCATCCAACTTCAC GAGCACATCAGACAAAATCCATGGCAATATGGATTATACCTTCCAAGATGGAGCTGAGATACAACCTGTCAGTTTCCTAAATGAGCTTCGTAAACTGATGG GACTGAGTACTACAACAACCCCATTGACAACAAGTAGCTTCTCTGTGACGTCATTCCAGCCAAT ATCTGGTTCAGCAGAGGTTACAAGCAAAGTGGTGTTCAACTCCTCATCTCCAGTCCCCAGTGAAGCTTTGGTGCTCAGTGCTATCAACATTCTCCTGGCATCCAGAGTTTCACAACTGAAAGAAACAGTCAAACTGATGAATGTCAGCTATGAAAGTAAGTGTTGTCATTTTCAGGTAAAACACTATCTGTAA
- the LOC135746563 gene encoding uncharacterized protein has protein sequence MDYIFQEGNKIQPVSFLNELNKLMGLTPTTIFPLTTKVSHVTSFEQQIDSAVVTSTLTFNSSSPVPSEALVLSAIKNLRDSRESQLDKSLKLLNVTYNKTSDTSYELIFEFNLSNISTPNSHMPKGNLAEQVQNATNAALNTLLNDPQKTPFVATISKVTTKEQQIEVSMNHVFMETDDIQPVSYLNELNKLMGLTPTTISPLTTKVSHVTSFQQQIDSAVVTSTLTFSSSSPVPSEALVLSAIKNLRDSRESKLDKSLKLLNVTYNKTSDTSYELIFEFNLSNLSTPNSHVPKGNPAEQVQNAINAALNTLLNDPQKPPFVATLSKVTTKEQQIEVSINHVFTETDEIQPVSFLNELNKLMGLTPTTISPLTTKVSHVTSFEQQIDSAVVTSTLTFNSSSPVPSKGLVLSAIKNLRDSRESQLDKSLKLLNVTYNKISETCYEVIFEFSLSNLSTPNSHVPKGNPAEQVQNTINAALNTLLNDAAKPPFDATLSKVTTKEQQIEVFMNVVFTDTDHIQPVSFLNELRLQNSLTTPSASNSQTTTDATILGTAFISIRLVFETLGLTPSESKIMELVSILNANLTTKQDDRATQFGEPVSNVNVSYNRISDHSYALNFGYVISNVSMSTNYENRNTTYKLIQNKINELLNKILNDPSANPVQFDEAKFLNNLTAITAVLEYNLSQKNNIKSPSTFLQKILNENSLTTTPTPTVLGKAIIYIRLVFITRGTIPSQSAVLQVANNLLDKRLRSKRDLTVQKLSDPVSFVNVTYTKISDHSYALNFGFEISNVTMSEKLVLRNDTHKIIQDSINKLLNEILNDPNATPFVFKDANFTGNTTVIKADVEYVFSDKDFKFPSPFLSALITVNIEASNTTATTTFPSVVNTTGPKNSTTAAWVVAIIVPCAIAIMLVPCWILLCCLLCGCCARIRRRWHRRQSYNVQYTTRHSIF, from the exons ATGGATTACATCTTCCAAGAGGGAAATAAGATACAACCTGTCAGCTTCCTAAATGAGCTCAATAAACTGATGG GTCTGACCCCAACAACAATTTTTCCCCTGACAACAAAAGTCTCCCATGTGACGTCTTTCGAGCAACA AATTGATTCTGCAGTGGTGACGAGCACATTGACGTTCAACTCCTCATCTCCAGTCCCCAGTGAAGCTCTGGTGCTCAGTGCTATCAAAAATCTCAGGGACTCCAGAGAGTCACAACTTGATAAATCACTCAAGCTGTTGAATGTGACCTATAACA AAACCTCAGACACCTCCTATGAGCTCATCTTTGAATTTAATCTGAGTAACATCAGCACCCCAAACAGTCATATGCCCAAAGGCAACCTTGCCGAGCAAGTTCAGAATGCTACCAATGCTGCG ctCAACACTCTTCTGAATGATCCACAAAAAACACCATTTGTTGCTACAATCTCCAAAGTCAC GACAAAAGAACAGCAGATTGAGGTTTCAATGAACCATGTCTTTATGGAAACAGATGATATACAACCTGTCAGCTACCTAAATGAGCTCAATAAACTAATGG GTCTGACCCCAACAACAATTTCTCCCTTGACAACAAAAGTCTCCCATGTGACGTCTTTCCAGCAGCA AATTGATTCTGCAGTGGTGACGAGCACATTGACGTTCAGCTCCTCATCTCCAGTCCCCAGTGAAGCTCTGGTGCTCAGTGCTATCAAAAATCTCAGGGACTCCAGAGAGTCAAAACTTGATAAATCACTCAAGCTGTTGAATGTGACCTATAACA AAACCTCAGACACCTCCTATGAGCTCATCTTTGAATTTAATCTGAGTAACCTCAGCACCCCAAACAGTCATGTGCCCAAAGGCAACCCTGCCGAGCAAGTTCAGAATGCTATCAATGCTGCG ctCAACACTCTTCTGAATGATCCACAAAAACCACCATTTGTTGCTACACTCTCCAAAGTCAC GACAAAAGAACAGCAGATTGAGGTTTCCATTAACCATGTCTTTACGGAAACAGATGAGATACAACCTGTCAGCTTCCTAAATGAGCTCAATAAACTGATGG GTCTGACCCCAACAACAATTTCTCCCCTGACAACAAAAGTCTCCCATGTGACGTCTTTCGAGCAACA AATTGATTCTGCAGTGGTGACGAGCACATTGACGTTCAACTCCTCATCTCCAGTCCCCAGTAAAGGTCTGGTGCTCAGTGCTATCAAAAATCTCAGGGACTCCAGAGAGTCACAACTTGATAAATCACTCAAGCTGTTGAATGTGACCTATAACA AAATTTCGGAAACCTGCTACGAGGTCATCTTTGAATTTAGTCTGAGTAACCTCAGCACCCCAAACAGTCATGTACCTAAAGGCAACCCTGCCGAGCAAGTTCAGAATACTATCAATGCTGCG ctTAACACTCTACTGAATGATGCTGCTAAACCTCCTTTTGATGCTACACTCTCCAAAGTCAC GACAAAAGAACAGCAGATTGAGGTTTTCATGAACGTTGTTTTTACGGATACAGATCACATCCAACCTGTCAGTTTCTTAAACGAGCTTCGTTTGCAAAACA GCCTAACAACTCCTTCTGCCAGCAATTCTCAGACCACTACTGATGCAACAATTCT GGGGACGGCTTTTATTAGCATTCGACTTGTGTTTGAAACATTAGGACTAACGCCAAGTGAAAGTAAAATTATGGAGTTGGTTTCTATACTGAATGCAAATCTCACAACTAAACAAGACGACAGAGCAACACAGTTTGGTGAACCTGTGAGCAACGTAAATGTCTCCTATAAca gaaTTTCTGATCATTCTTATGCCCTTAACTTTGGATACGTGATCAGCAATGTATCAATGTCAACGAACTATGAAAACAGGAACACCACCTACAAACTCatccaaaacaaaataaatgaattg CTAAACAAGATCCTAAATGATCCCTCAGCCAATCCAGTCCAGTTTGATGAGGCCAAATTCTT GAATAATTTGACTGCGATAACGGCTGTTCTGGAATACAATCtctcacaaaaaaataacatcaaGTCACCGAGTACATTTCTCCAGAAAATTCTTAATGAAAACA GCTTAACAACAACTCCAACTCCAACTGT ACTTGGAAAAGCAATTATTTACATCCGGCTTGTTTTTATAACGAGAGGCACCATACCAAGCCAGAGCGCTGTTCTACAAGTAGCCAACAACCTGCTGGACAAACGTCTAAGAAGCAAACGAGACCTGACAGTACAAAAACTCAGTGATCCTGTGAGCTTTGTGAATGTCACCTATACAA AAATTTCTGATCATTCGTATGCCCTCAATTTTGGATTTGAAATCAGCAATGTCACCATGTCTGAGAAACTTGTACTCAGGAACGACACACATAAAATAATCCAGGATTCAATAAATAAATTG CTGAACGAGATCCTAAATGACCCAAATGCCACTCCATTTGTGTTCAAAGACGCCAATTTTAC GGGTAATACCACTGTGATTAAGGCCGATGTCGAGTATGTTTTCTCTGACAAAGACTTCAAGTTTCCCAGTCCTTTTCTCAGTGCACTTATCACTGTTAATATTG AAGCCAGTAACACAACTGCTACAACCACATTTCCGTCTGTTGTGAACACTACTGGGCCGAAAAACAGCACTACTGCAGCATGGGTTGTGGCTATAATTGTTCCTTGTGCTATAGCCATCATGCTTGTACCTTGCTGGATTCTTCTTTGT TGTCTGCTTTGTGGTTGCTGTGCACGAATTAGACGACGTTGGCACAGAAGACAGTCATACAATGTACAGTACACGACTCGACACAGCATCTTCTAG